Proteins encoded within one genomic window of Alteribacter populi:
- a CDS encoding fumarylacetoacetate hydrolase family protein, which produces MEKVPSKIVCVGLNYKDHAKEVDLPLPNEPLLFLKPSTTVIKNGENVIYPPETEQVDYEAELAVIIGQKAKDISIEQAFDFIDGFSCANDVTARDLQFSDGQWTRGKSFDTFCPIGNVITKGVNLDDSTIELRVNGELKQQSNVNQLIFPVDYLVSYISHVMTLLPGDVILTGTPHGVGSVQPGDEMEVKIDGIGTLKNKIVRKECALLL; this is translated from the coding sequence ATGGAAAAAGTTCCATCGAAAATTGTATGTGTCGGTTTAAACTACAAAGATCATGCTAAAGAAGTGGATTTACCTTTGCCGAATGAGCCGTTACTATTTTTAAAACCAAGTACAACTGTAATAAAAAACGGTGAAAATGTCATTTATCCACCAGAAACAGAGCAAGTCGATTATGAGGCAGAATTAGCGGTTATTATCGGGCAGAAAGCAAAAGATATTTCAATAGAGCAAGCATTTGACTTTATCGATGGTTTTTCATGTGCAAACGATGTGACTGCCCGGGATCTTCAATTTTCCGATGGTCAATGGACGAGAGGGAAGTCATTTGACACCTTTTGTCCAATTGGTAATGTCATTACAAAAGGTGTTAATCTTGATGATTCTACGATTGAACTAAGAGTAAATGGTGAGCTTAAACAGCAATCAAACGTGAACCAGCTCATTTTTCCTGTTGATTACCTGGTCTCTTACATATCACACGTGATGACGCTCCTTCCAGGTGATGTGATCCTGACCGGAACCCCCCATGGAGTTGGCTCGGTGCAGCCCGGAGACGAAATGGAAGTGAAAATTGACGGTATTGGGACTTTGAAGAATAAAATAGTGAGGAAGGAATGTGCTTTGCTACTTTAA
- a CDS encoding aldehyde dehydrogenase family protein: MIMSQIELKPKVKKFLEGKKELFINGEFVPSSSGREFEVYNPATEEVLANVSEAQADDIDKAVSAARVAFEEGEWPKLSAAERSHLIYKFADLIEKNREELAQLESLDNGKPYSVALADDIDGTAEHFRYYAGWATKVLGQTVPIFHDYLNYTVHEPVGVVGQIIPWNFPLSMASWKLGAALATGCTIVLKPAEQTPLSLLYAAELLNEAGFPNGVVNVVPGFGEVAGAAIVDHQDVDKIAFTGSTVVGKSIMRKAADSVKDITLELGGKSPNIILEDADIDKAIEGAFDGIMYNHGQNCSAGSRVYVHRKHYDRVVNELARLAEEVKLGYGLDPETDMGPLVSKEQYDRVFGYIEKGKSEGAKLVTGGEKPFDKGYFIRPTVFADVEEDMTIAREEIFGPVVAVFPFDTTEEAIRRANDSVYGLAAAVWTENIKTAHKVAHKLKAGTVWINDYNLENPAAAFGGYKQSGIGREMGNYALDNYTEVKSVWVNLQ, encoded by the coding sequence ATGATCATGTCTCAAATTGAATTAAAACCGAAAGTAAAGAAATTCTTAGAAGGAAAAAAAGAATTATTTATTAATGGAGAATTCGTTCCTTCAAGTAGTGGGAGAGAGTTCGAGGTTTATAATCCTGCTACGGAAGAAGTGCTTGCTAACGTGAGTGAGGCTCAAGCTGATGATATAGACAAAGCTGTTAGTGCAGCAAGAGTAGCCTTTGAAGAAGGTGAATGGCCTAAATTAAGTGCTGCTGAAAGATCGCATCTTATATATAAATTCGCTGACTTGATTGAGAAGAATAGAGAAGAGCTTGCACAATTAGAATCACTAGATAATGGAAAGCCATACTCTGTTGCTTTAGCAGATGATATCGATGGCACTGCAGAGCACTTTCGATACTATGCAGGGTGGGCGACAAAAGTACTTGGTCAAACGGTACCGATATTTCATGATTATTTAAATTATACGGTACATGAACCTGTAGGAGTAGTTGGGCAAATTATACCTTGGAATTTCCCATTGTCGATGGCTTCCTGGAAATTAGGTGCGGCACTGGCTACAGGTTGTACTATCGTATTGAAACCAGCAGAACAAACGCCACTGTCTTTACTTTATGCAGCAGAGCTACTAAATGAAGCAGGATTTCCAAATGGTGTTGTCAATGTTGTACCTGGGTTCGGAGAGGTTGCCGGGGCTGCTATAGTTGATCATCAGGATGTAGATAAAATTGCTTTTACAGGATCAACAGTGGTTGGCAAATCCATTATGAGAAAAGCCGCGGATTCGGTTAAAGATATTACGCTTGAGCTTGGGGGGAAATCTCCTAATATCATTCTAGAAGATGCGGATATTGATAAAGCCATTGAGGGTGCTTTTGATGGAATCATGTATAATCACGGTCAAAATTGCAGTGCTGGCTCAAGAGTGTATGTACACCGTAAACACTACGACCGAGTCGTGAATGAATTAGCAAGGCTTGCCGAAGAAGTTAAACTCGGTTATGGGCTAGACCCTGAGACGGATATGGGGCCGCTTGTATCAAAAGAACAATATGACCGAGTGTTTGGGTATATTGAAAAAGGGAAAAGTGAAGGAGCGAAACTCGTAACTGGCGGTGAAAAACCTTTTGATAAAGGATATTTTATTCGTCCTACCGTCTTTGCTGACGTAGAAGAGGATATGACGATTGCTCGAGAAGAAATTTTTGGTCCAGTGGTTGCCGTTTTTCCATTTGACACAACAGAAGAAGCGATACGACGTGCAAATGATAGTGTATATGGTTTGGCTGCCGCGGTGTGGACAGAAAATATTAAAACAGCACATAAGGTGGCACACAAGTTAAAAGCCGGAACTGTTTGGATTAATGATTATAATTTAGAAAATCCTGCAGCAGCATTTGGCGGATATAAACAATCGGGTATCGGTCGTGAAATGGGGAACTATGCATTAGATAACTATACAGAAGTGAAAAGTGTTTGGGTGAATTTGCAATAA
- the dapA gene encoding 4-hydroxy-tetrahydrodipicolinate synthase — MKQLEGAFPVLITPMTSEGEVDFPGLRKNIDHFINEDVAGVVVNGSTGEFVSLTKEERLKVAEVAVEQVNGRLPLLVGTAAETTADAIEYTKHAEDIGSDAALLINSYYAHPKEEEIYEHFKAVADAVSFPVMIYNNPFTSGVDIETETILQVARDVENITHIKESSGDIGKLRDITRQGSGFVTTFCGSDDLALESFLVGAKGWISVAGNVVPRLVTDLYQSVKESDMDKAWELYDRVLPLCRFIEGSGKYVQIVKRAMDIQGLAGGPSRKPRLPLTKKEDTMLQDILKGLLVTEK, encoded by the coding sequence ATGAAACAACTAGAAGGGGCATTTCCAGTACTTATTACACCAATGACAAGTGAAGGGGAGGTTGATTTTCCTGGTTTAAGAAAGAATATTGACCATTTTATTAATGAAGACGTAGCCGGAGTGGTTGTTAATGGAAGTACAGGTGAGTTTGTCAGTTTAACGAAGGAAGAACGGCTTAAAGTGGCAGAAGTAGCGGTTGAGCAGGTGAATGGCCGTCTTCCACTTCTTGTAGGTACAGCTGCGGAAACAACGGCAGATGCCATTGAATATACAAAGCACGCAGAAGACATAGGGTCAGATGCAGCCTTGTTAATTAATTCGTATTATGCACACCCGAAAGAGGAAGAAATCTATGAGCATTTTAAAGCAGTAGCAGATGCTGTTAGTTTTCCAGTCATGATCTACAACAATCCATTTACTTCTGGGGTCGATATTGAGACTGAAACGATTTTACAGGTTGCCCGTGATGTAGAGAATATTACTCATATTAAAGAATCTAGTGGAGATATCGGTAAATTACGAGATATTACAAGGCAAGGAAGTGGGTTTGTAACAACATTTTGTGGATCCGATGATTTAGCACTAGAGTCGTTTTTAGTAGGGGCAAAGGGATGGATTTCTGTTGCAGGAAATGTGGTGCCAAGGCTTGTGACAGATTTATATCAGAGTGTAAAAGAAAGTGATATGGATAAGGCATGGGAACTGTATGATCGAGTTCTTCCACTTTGTAGATTTATTGAAGGATCGGGTAAGTATGTACAAATCGTGAAAAGAGCGATGGACATACAAGGGTTAGCAGGAGGTCCGTCACGTAAACCAAGACTGCCGCTAACGAAGAAAGAAGATACAATGCTTCAGGACATTTTGAAAGGGTTATTAGTAACTGAAAAATAG
- the nhaC gene encoding Na+/H+ antiporter NhaC, translating to MSADKRLPTLAEVLFVLITFVLIMFLFVIQFGLPIQLALLTTWFMIMIVGMRIGHSYKEMQQGIIKGINDGMEAVLILIAVGALIGTWIAGGIVPSIIYYGLSIINPNIFLLAAFVICAITSLATGTSFGSAGTAGIAMMGIGASFGFPIALVAGAVISGCYVGDKLSPLSDTTVMTASLSKVNVIEHIKSMLYVSAPAFLIAGALFLTTGLFFHDSSGTLSQAETTMASLNEYFTISWYMIVPAAIVITLLAMKKPSIPVILFGALLGTVWAFLFQNVSLFDAVNSLYAGNSIDSGVAFIDNLLNRGGIVFMLEVIVLILFALGVGGLMEQTGILRAICIKMLTWADNAGKTTLSTLLSGFFGNFFGGAAYVSIITASKITEENYDRLKIDRRILSRNTEAGGTVTTPMVPWSDGGVFMAATLGVSTLAYLPFLWFNLLIVVMSILYGFTNKFIWYTNANEVDGETSGVKENVN from the coding sequence ATGAGTGCTGATAAAAGATTACCTACATTAGCAGAAGTGTTATTTGTCTTAATCACTTTTGTTTTAATCATGTTCTTGTTTGTCATTCAGTTTGGTTTGCCAATTCAACTTGCCTTGTTAACCACTTGGTTTATGATCATGATCGTAGGAATGAGAATAGGTCATAGCTACAAAGAAATGCAGCAAGGGATAATAAAAGGGATAAATGATGGAATGGAAGCTGTTCTTATACTAATAGCTGTGGGTGCATTAATTGGGACATGGATTGCTGGTGGTATTGTTCCTAGTATCATTTATTACGGGCTTTCCATTATTAATCCAAACATATTCTTATTAGCTGCATTCGTCATTTGTGCGATTACATCTTTAGCGACAGGAACATCCTTTGGTTCGGCAGGGACTGCGGGTATTGCCATGATGGGTATTGGAGCGAGTTTCGGATTTCCCATCGCATTAGTTGCAGGTGCTGTAATATCCGGGTGTTATGTCGGTGATAAACTCTCTCCACTTTCTGATACGACAGTAATGACAGCTTCTTTATCAAAAGTCAATGTCATTGAACATATCAAATCCATGCTTTATGTCAGTGCACCGGCTTTTCTTATAGCAGGAGCTTTATTTCTAACGACTGGATTGTTTTTTCATGATAGTAGTGGGACGTTAAGTCAAGCAGAAACAACGATGGCTTCACTAAATGAGTACTTTACGATTAGCTGGTACATGATTGTGCCTGCTGCGATCGTCATCACTTTACTCGCCATGAAAAAACCTTCCATACCAGTGATTTTGTTCGGTGCACTATTAGGTACTGTGTGGGCATTCTTATTTCAAAATGTTTCCCTCTTTGATGCGGTTAATAGTTTATATGCTGGTAACTCAATCGATTCAGGTGTTGCGTTTATTGATAATCTATTAAACCGTGGCGGCATTGTCTTCATGCTTGAAGTGATCGTACTCATTTTGTTTGCTTTAGGTGTTGGCGGGTTAATGGAACAAACCGGCATCTTACGAGCGATTTGCATCAAAATGCTGACATGGGCAGATAACGCTGGCAAAACGACGTTATCTACTTTACTTTCTGGCTTCTTTGGTAACTTTTTTGGAGGGGCTGCTTATGTTTCGATCATTACCGCTAGTAAAATTACCGAAGAAAACTATGATCGCTTGAAAATTGACCGAAGAATACTTTCAAGAAATACAGAAGCAGGAGGAACGGTGACAACCCCGATGGTTCCGTGGTCTGATGGTGGTGTATTTATGGCTGCAACACTAGGCGTATCTACGCTGGCCTACCTGCCATTTTTATGGTTTAACCTTTTGATTGTAGTTATGTCGATTTTATATGGATTTACGAACAAATTTATTTGGTACACGAACGCTAACGAAGTAGATGGTGAGACATCAGGAGTCAAAGAGAATGTCAATTAA
- a CDS encoding proline racemase family protein: protein MQVKKIFSTIDTHVLGEVFRIIIESPIALTEINQSFLEEKYKREVEWLLNEPRGHRGMNGCFVLPSKVADYALMFVNHDSDVQFKYSGFVASITALLETGNLAKKEDDFYDIETVNGVFTVYAKYENQVVSRVRFENKACKVVESTNEFDMVEVDGSRKYLIYELPESIASIHMESLSTIMRWGKQTREKTRRGQAIFDGITLVDSMDSVDGNIQSVTFGNDGYILRSPGVDSTVAIFAALLNRSGQSVQLTNQSIYGSKLTVQLVPGTRDQFYIETQGFITGMHQFIYDQEDHLENGFLLK, encoded by the coding sequence ATGCAGGTTAAAAAAATATTTTCAACGATTGATACACACGTATTAGGTGAGGTGTTCAGAATCATAATCGAATCACCTATAGCGTTAACCGAAATAAATCAGTCCTTCCTTGAAGAGAAGTATAAGCGTGAGGTGGAGTGGCTACTAAACGAGCCGAGGGGGCATCGAGGTATGAATGGGTGCTTTGTCCTTCCTTCCAAAGTGGCTGATTATGCTTTAATGTTTGTTAACCACGACAGTGACGTTCAATTTAAATATAGCGGGTTCGTTGCCTCTATTACAGCTTTACTGGAAACAGGTAACTTGGCCAAAAAAGAAGATGATTTCTATGATATTGAAACAGTCAATGGCGTGTTTACGGTTTATGCAAAATATGAAAATCAGGTGGTGAGTAGGGTCCGTTTTGAAAATAAGGCGTGCAAAGTTGTTGAGTCTACCAACGAATTCGACATGGTAGAAGTCGACGGCTCACGAAAATACTTGATTTACGAGCTTCCTGAGTCGATAGCCAGCATTCATATGGAAAGCTTATCAACTATCATGCGATGGGGAAAGCAAACGAGAGAAAAAACTAGGAGGGGACAAGCCATATTTGATGGCATAACCTTGGTCGATTCTATGGACTCGGTGGACGGTAATATTCAGTCGGTGACGTTTGGAAACGATGGATACATCCTACGCTCCCCAGGGGTAGATAGCACTGTTGCCATATTTGCTGCTCTACTGAATAGATCAGGTCAATCTGTCCAGCTTACAAATCAAAGTATTTATGGAAGCAAGTTGACGGTTCAATTGGTTCCTGGTACTAGAGATCAATTTTACATCGAAACGCAAGGATTTATAACGGGAATGCATCAGTTTATTTATGATCAGGAAGACCATTTGGAAAATGGGTTTTTACTAAAGTAG
- a CDS encoding LysR family transcriptional regulator gives MDIKQLKYFFTIAEEGQITKAAKKLHMAQPPLSQQLKALEEELEVQLFERNGRTMELTQAGALLFEKTERILLEMDEIREEVKESDEGLRGKLAIGTVKSCFSYLPERIGRFRDTYPAVSFLLRDGDSYQIGELVKNREIELGVVRLPLEMREFGHVPLPDEPFVGVFHEALRSGHTGTSMKMAEFKDVPLLLLHRISGAGQYEMILEECRKHGFEPNVICECPDVTMLLSLVAKGVGATIVPRSTLFSFHAPELVAYEIEDAAVRAKSAVIWLKQRHLSKQARRFIEGFRVE, from the coding sequence ATGGACATTAAACAACTCAAGTATTTCTTTACGATCGCCGAAGAAGGACAAATTACGAAAGCGGCAAAAAAACTGCACATGGCTCAACCTCCCCTCAGCCAGCAGCTCAAAGCGCTCGAAGAAGAACTCGAGGTCCAACTTTTTGAACGAAACGGTCGGACGATGGAATTAACGCAAGCAGGCGCTTTACTGTTTGAAAAAACGGAGCGAATTTTATTAGAAATGGATGAGATTCGTGAGGAAGTAAAAGAAAGTGACGAAGGGTTGCGCGGTAAACTAGCAATCGGAACCGTGAAATCATGCTTTTCTTATTTACCCGAGCGGATTGGTCGGTTTCGCGACACGTATCCAGCGGTAAGCTTTTTATTGCGAGATGGCGATTCGTACCAAATTGGTGAGTTGGTGAAAAATCGAGAAATAGAGCTAGGAGTAGTGAGGCTTCCATTAGAAATGAGAGAATTCGGGCACGTCCCATTGCCGGACGAACCGTTTGTCGGGGTGTTTCATGAAGCTTTAAGATCAGGTCACACAGGCACTTCGATGAAAATGGCAGAATTCAAAGATGTCCCTCTTCTTTTATTACACCGAATAAGCGGCGCTGGGCAATATGAAATGATTTTAGAAGAGTGTCGTAAGCACGGCTTCGAACCAAATGTTATTTGTGAATGTCCCGATGTGACGATGCTACTGTCGCTTGTAGCAAAAGGTGTGGGTGCGACAATCGTGCCGAGGTCGACTTTGTTCTCTTTTCATGCGCCGGAATTAGTCGCATATGAGATTGAGGATGCTGCGGTACGGGCGAAGTCAGCGGTAATCTGGTTGAAGCAACGGCATTTATCGAAGCAAGCGCGGCGGTTTATTGAAGGGTTTAGGGTGGAATAA
- a CDS encoding proline racemase family protein — protein MNFQRLFSTIDTHTGGNPTRTVISGLPPLKGNTMSEKMLYMKNNYDWIRKFLMNEPRGHEVMSGALLVDPCHPAADIGVIFIETGGYLPMCGHDTIGCCTALVEAGLIESTEPYTTIQLDTPAGLVKVKIKVVNGVAKEVTFANVPSFLLKSIEIDVESVGHVKCDIAYGGNFYGIIDARDLGIELNTQNASLIVEQAIAIRNAINEAEVVVHPEHPFIKGLTHIEFFTDPVHPDADVKNTVVVPPGGIDRSPCGTGTSAKLATMFSKNEIEKDERFVHESIVGTLFKARITEVSSIKDYDAVVTEVTGSAWVMGMHRFFYNEKDPLREGFLLIPPMEDH, from the coding sequence GTGAATTTTCAGCGTTTATTTTCAACGATCGATACACATACAGGAGGTAACCCTACGAGAACGGTCATTAGTGGTCTTCCCCCTTTAAAAGGGAATACGATGTCTGAAAAAATGCTTTATATGAAGAACAATTATGACTGGATCCGAAAGTTTTTAATGAATGAGCCTAGAGGTCATGAAGTGATGTCTGGTGCTTTACTCGTGGATCCGTGTCATCCAGCAGCTGATATTGGGGTGATTTTTATTGAAACAGGAGGTTATTTGCCGATGTGTGGTCATGATACGATCGGATGCTGTACGGCTCTTGTAGAAGCAGGGTTAATTGAAAGCACTGAACCTTACACGACGATTCAGTTGGATACACCAGCAGGTTTAGTAAAAGTAAAAATTAAGGTTGTAAATGGAGTGGCAAAAGAAGTGACGTTTGCAAATGTGCCTTCATTTTTGCTGAAATCCATTGAAATCGATGTAGAAAGTGTCGGTCATGTGAAATGTGATATTGCCTATGGAGGCAATTTTTACGGAATTATTGATGCACGTGACCTTGGAATAGAGTTAAACACGCAGAATGCTTCACTCATTGTTGAACAGGCTATCGCGATACGTAATGCAATTAACGAAGCGGAGGTTGTCGTTCATCCTGAGCATCCGTTTATTAAAGGTCTTACACATATTGAATTTTTTACTGATCCCGTTCATCCAGATGCCGATGTTAAAAATACAGTCGTCGTTCCTCCTGGTGGAATTGACCGTTCACCCTGTGGAACGGGAACCTCTGCAAAGCTAGCTACGATGTTCAGTAAAAATGAAATAGAAAAAGATGAACGGTTTGTCCATGAGAGTATAGTAGGTACGCTTTTTAAAGCTAGAATCACAGAAGTTTCTAGCATTAAGGACTATGATGCCGTTGTAACCGAAGTGACAGGTTCGGCTTGGGTTATGGGAATGCACCGTTTTTTCTATAACGAAAAAGATCCGTTAAGGGAAGGGTTTTTGCTTATTCCTCCAATGGAAGATCACTAG
- a CDS encoding Rpn family recombination-promoting nuclease/putative transposase, protein MSDSPTPHDLLFKQLLKYFFTDSLFAFFPDTTKEIDFHSIEFLSEESWLEASSDHPLRPDLIVKTRLSGKETMILIHVEAQSSYDSQFHFRMLRYFFRLYDHFRIPVLPIAVFSYTDSNSEPPTTLTIGTPNQTTLTFQYQSLLLRHLPWRQFLNDDNPAVAALLSHMGYNEEEKVQVKLAFLRMVTRLELKPEQQHFVTRFFDTYVQLNEEEEIVLKEETKKLAPKEADMVFEMMNSYERRGMEKGIQEGRQEGRQEGRQEGLQEAAKRMLAEGMDVALIVKLTKLPEAEVRALALE, encoded by the coding sequence ATGTCCGACTCCCCAACACCTCACGATCTACTGTTTAAACAACTTCTGAAATACTTTTTCACTGATTCCCTTTTTGCGTTTTTTCCAGATACGACAAAAGAGATTGATTTTCACTCCATTGAATTTTTGTCAGAAGAAAGCTGGCTAGAGGCTTCTTCCGATCATCCTCTCCGCCCAGATCTGATTGTAAAAACGCGACTTAGCGGGAAAGAGACGATGATCCTCATTCATGTTGAAGCTCAGTCCAGCTATGACTCGCAATTTCATTTTAGGATGCTTCGCTACTTTTTTCGCCTCTACGACCATTTCCGAATTCCCGTTCTCCCGATCGCGGTTTTCAGTTACACAGATTCCAATAGCGAGCCTCCTACAACCCTTACAATCGGCACCCCAAACCAAACCACCCTTACGTTTCAATACCAAAGCTTATTGCTAAGACACCTTCCCTGGCGCCAGTTTTTAAATGATGATAACCCGGCAGTTGCCGCATTGCTTTCTCATATGGGGTATAATGAAGAAGAGAAAGTTCAAGTGAAGCTTGCCTTTCTTCGCATGGTGACTCGTCTTGAGCTAAAGCCGGAACAACAACATTTTGTCACGCGATTTTTCGATACGTACGTCCAATTAAATGAAGAGGAGGAGATCGTGTTGAAGGAAGAAACGAAAAAGCTTGCCCCGAAAGAAGCAGACATGGTGTTTGAGATGATGAATTCGTATGAGCGCCGTGGCATGGAAAAAGGAATACAAGAAGGGAGGCAAGAAGGAAGACAAGAAGGAAGACAAGAAGGCCTTCAAGAGGCAGCAAAGCGTATGTTGGCTGAAGGAATGGACGTAGCATTGATCGTAAAACTGACAAAATTACCTGAAGCAGAGGTGCGGGCGTTGGCGTTAGAGTAA